One Primulina eburnea isolate SZY01 chromosome 4, ASM2296580v1, whole genome shotgun sequence genomic window, TTTCATGCTTGTGTTAACGTTGGATTCTGAGAATTTTTTAGTTCATCTAACAGTACCTCTAGATTCTGCTTGCACTTTTTTCAGTGGAAGAGAGTGCAATGAGCTCCATTTATCCAACTATTCATCTAATACATGAGTTTGTGATTTAGCATGTCActgaacaatttttttttcttaatgtTTGCTCGTGTAGAGTGTTCTGGGAATCATTCTTGGAGGTGGAGCGGGGACTCGACTTTATCCTCTTACCAAGAAAAGAGCGAAACCCGCTGTCCCTTTGGGTGCAAATTATCGCTTGATTGATATTCCTGTTAGTAACTGTATGAACAGCAATATATCAAAGATCTATGTCCTCACCCAATTCAATTCTGCATCCCTTAATCGCCACTTATCACGGGCATATGCAAGTAATATGGGTGGTTATAAGAATGAAGGGTTTGTTGAAGTTCTTGCTGCTCAGCAGAGCCCCGAAAATCCTAACTGGTTCCAGGTAAGAACAATAGGAAAACATGTGCTTACCGTGCAATCTCGTAAGCAGGCTATGTGTCTAAAACTTAATGTAATTTTGCATACTAATATGTTGACAACCTTGATTACTCcttctaaaatattttttttctccgAAGACTTCGAGTTAAATGGAATAAGTTTGAGAAGATATAAAATGTCAAATTCTTATTGCTTTATTTGCTACGAATATTTTAGGGCACTGCTGATGCTATAAGGCAATATCTATGGCTTTTTGAAGAACATGACGTTCTTGAATTCTTGATTCTTGCTGGAGATCACTTGTATCGTATGGATTATGAGAGATTCATCCAAGCCCACAGAGAAACTGATGCTGATATTACAGTTGCTGCACTGCCAATGGACGAACACCGTGCTACTGCATTTGGTCTGATGAAAATCGATGAAGAAGGAAGGATAATAGAATTTGCCGAGAAGCCAAAGGGAGAACAACTGAAGGCAATGAAGGTATAAATACGAACAATCATCATATTTCTTATATTGTCTCCAGTAGCATTTATTAAAGATCTAAACGACAGGCTCTTTTATTCATCTGTCTTTCGTGATTATTCTAGGTTGACACCACAATTTTAGGCCTTGATGACAAACGAGCAAAGGAAATGCCTTACATAGCGAGTATGGGAATCTACGTTTTCAGTAAGGATGCAATGTTGAATTTGTTGCGTGAGAAGTTCCCTGGAGCCAATGATTTTGGAAGTGAGGTTATTCCAGGTGCTACTTCTGTTGGCATGCGGGTAAGTCATAGTTAAAGAGTCGTAGTTTTCCTGATCCACGAGCAAGTCATAATTTAATATATCAGTACTTCCTTTctgttccaatcttttgtgTTTCAGGTTCAAGCTTATTTGTTTGATGGTTACTGGGAAGACATTGGAACTATCGAGGCCTTTTACAATGCGAATTTAGGAATCACCAAGAAGCCAGTCCCAGATTTCAGGTCAGTTGCTGAAACATCTTGttgtaataaataaatcatcCTTTCCATGCACCAACTGACCTAGAACTGCATTTTACTTCATCTGCAGTTTTTATGACCGTTCTTCTCCAATATACACGCAACCCCGCTACTTGCCACCTTCCAAAATGCTTAATGCCGATGTTACTGACAGTGTCATTGGTGAGGGCTGTGTAATAAAGGTAAGATTTTACATTACATACAATCAAAGGAAGATGATGAAGTACAGAGTGAGCTCAACTTAAGTGTTGGCTTGTAATCTTCGCAGAACTGCAAAATTCACCATTCTGTGATTGGTCTGAGATCATGCATCTCCGAGGGTGCGATTATAGAAGACACCCTGTTGATGGGAGCTGATTATTATGAGGTATTATTTGATTAAACAAGCTCAGACAATGTTTCTTTCTTTCCCGAAAAGATACTCGTTTTGcagaaacataaaaaaaaaaaaaaacatatccacattcttttaaaaatcttttcTAAAAAGATATTTTCAGCTCATTTTCACATTTCCCAATAAGATCATTATTTTACTTCAACTTTTTGTCATTATTATACTAAATATTAACATGGtacattaaattttaaaatagcaaTATAACATTCAAAGAAATAATTAACCAACACATTATGACGTGACTTGACATTTACAGCAGACGTTTCCTTCCAAAAATACAAGCAAACAgacttcacattcaccaattcATTTTCGAGAAATACATTTCCCAGAAAATACTGAAAGCAAAATCAGACACTCCCTTTTATACTTACTCGTATGAAAATTCTATCTCCAACTATTTCATAGTTCTGGTGGTAATCTTGCTTATTCCTCTGCCCCAGACTGATGCAGACAGAAGACTCTTGGCTGCAAAAGGTAGCGTGCCAATAGGTATTGGCAAGGAATCTCATATCAAGAGGGCAATAATCGACAAAAATGCCCGGATTGGAGACTATGTCAAGGTAAATATGTAGAATGCTTATTTCTGGTGATATAATCCTCACATGATCTTATTCTATTGATCAAAGGAAGCTAATTTTCGAACATTGAGATGGTGCTTAATGGCTGCGGTGATTACTTTACAGATAATTAATCCAGACAATGTGCAAGAGGCAGCTAGAGAGACGGATGGATATTTCATCAAGAGTGGCATTGTCACTGTGATTAAGGATGCTTTGATTCCAAGTGGGACAATTATTTGAAGACGATGGATGACCAATTACCTCATGTTCCTTGATCTATTTTAGTTTGTTTCGTTGGACTGCACTTTCTCCGAACATATCTTGGTAGGATTCATTTTCCTGCAGTATCGTCCTATAATacgatgttaaaatgttttcaaaGGAAATTTACTGCTACTCTTCTGATAATAGTTGATAACACAGCATGTCTCATCACTTCCGCTTACTGTTTCGCCATATTTTTTACTGATTTGATTTCTGATGCGTTTATACATCTTGATTTGCACTATATCTGCACAATATGGTGTCATTTTTATCTATCTTGATTCACACCCTCGCAATATGGAGGTTTCAGCCATCatttgatttaacaaaaaaaGGAATGATACAAATCACAGACAAGGACAGGATCGATTCTGGATGAGAATGGAATTCAGCCGTGGGCAACAAGGCCGCTACACACACGAAAGAAATCGAATGAATAATCAAGCATGACTTATGATCAACACCTCAAATCAAATGAATAATCAAACATGACTTGTGATCAACACCTCAATATGTTCTATAGATGGCAAATTGACCAGTCAGTACACAAACAATAGAGACAGGTAAAACATTAGGAAGGTGATACCAGAAAAAAGAGTTGAAAAAGAAGTAGGTTTTGTCTTGAATGGGAGGAAAAGAAATTGGTACcgagaaaatttaaaattccttgatgtgattctttctcatgtcattcattaTTCATATAAAGGCTATCCACAACCTTTCCCGTTTTTGAAATAGTTTGCGGGATAGATTGCATTAGTTTTTTAAGTGGTGGTTTTATATTACTTCCAAATgctaaaaatttttaaaagttacATATGAATTTTTTGCCATAAAATTGAGATATTTAACATTTTGACTTATAAAATTAAGTAACCAAAGGGAAAAGAGATATGACATCGAGAGTAGGTgtcattaattaaaatatttttcgacaATATTAAGAATTTCTGCTCCGGAAGAAAtattaatttgaaatatatgtaaaaacatttaatattaaaaagttTTATTGTCAGATATCATTTGACTCGTATGATGTGATTTAAATAATCTGAGATCGTTGGAAACTATTTCAACCATTTTAACATAGAATTTTGTCTCCTTGTTTTCTTGAATATTATTGCAATATATTTTTTCCAAGGTTAATAAAAGCAGGAAGAAGTGAAACTGAAGAATGATGCTAGATTTACGCATTACTTTCGTTTGGATTAAAAGGTTATGAGTAAATTTATGTGAGACATTCGTACTGATCATTATTCGTTTGGATTAAAAGGTTTATAAGTCAGTTTTgcttatatttataattaaaaataatatttttgatataaaaagtaATTTGTCTCACAGAATTGATCTGTGAGATCGTTTGAGTTTTTGTGTACGTTTATTGTAACTGTCACTTAGTATCCATCACGAATTAGCTATGTTACCTCCCAACTGCCAAATACCAAGAAAGTGATTGAATCAAATctaacatacatataaatatatcactTTCATTTGTGAATTTCCTTATATGACCttgttcatttatttaatttaagttagCAAGTAAATTAAGAGGTTATCTTAAaggtttttttttgtaattcattTTCATCTTAAATGAACTTGGACATTAATACACATTCATCTTTATTTCCTAACTTTTATGCCAACAAAATTATTTGTGAATTTCCTTATATGACCttgttcatttatttaatttaagttagCAAGTAAATTAAGAGGTTATcttaaaggtttttttttttgtaattcattTTCATCTTAAATGAACTTGGACATTAATACACATTCATCTTTATTTCCTAACTTTTATGCcaacaaaattatttatttaaattttcttgttaatttaatttaagttagcaaattaaattaataggTTTTTTTAAGAGTTTTTTGTAAGTCATTGTCCATCTTAAATGGATTTGGACATTAATAcacatttatatttttttaaaattttaggccagaaatattatttattttaatttcttagtaaattttttaacgaactaataaaatcatatattatatagatATTGAAATATAACAAAGATTAGAAATTTTTAGTTTAACATCTAACATACATATATGCCACTTTCAATTGTGTTTTCCCATATGTACCATTATATTTCTAGATTTTGCAATTTGGCTTCATGGAGGATTAATTTTTTCGCTGCTCACTACCATTTAATAGATATATTGACCCATTTATTTTCTTCCTACATTTCTTCCTTTCCTTCACCATGGTCATTACTGTTGATGGGTTATTTCAATCTCGACGTGTTTGTGGTGCCGGTTTATCTACTTCCAACGATTAGCTGCTCTGTTATTTTCACCATGTTTATTTGCATCGATTGGATTGTTTTCCCCTCTTTGATATGTTTATACTTTTTTATCTCATGTGTTGTTGTCGTTCAATGATATAATTCCATCATACAATACATATTGTGTATGTTCCTCTGGCGTGTTCTCCTATTTGTAAGTAATATGTTGTTGTTTTCATCGTGCCTTTATTTTACTCGGATTTTTTTGCTCGGCTTTCCTATATTCATTTTTTCGCACCTGAAATACGTTGGTTTTTTCCCCAATtgcatttctttttaaaattcaGACAATGAAGGAGATATTGCTGGTATCAGTGTCTTGCCAATGGTTTCTTCATGTCAATTTTGTGGCGCAAGATTCCTTTGTGAAGCTCCATCTTTTTGTTGCGCATCTGGTAAGATTAGATTGGCATATTCTATTATTCAGATTTGCCTTGCTGGAATTATTCAAGGACCCATCATCTCCCGTGGCTATTTTATTCTGTTGTCAAGTACGATTGTACAACAATGTTTTCTCTTTCACTTCATTTGCGGTTAGGCTTGACAAGAAATTGGCTTCTCTTCAACGTGGGGTATACACATTTCGTGCGCATGGCCAGATTTTCCATTCATTGCCACCACTTATACCTAATTCGGATGGTCCAAGGTATTTCCAACTTTATTTTTGGGACAACGATAATGAGTTGGAAAATAGGATGTCCGTTTTCCTGGACGCTTATGTTGACAGAGAACTCATGGTTTTGCTGATAGACGTAATGAAAGTAAACCCTTATGCACAACTTCTAAAGTGGATAAATCAGTATTCTTCAATCAGAAACTTAAGATTGCATATTTCCAAAAATATTCTTGTTGACCAGAGATGTTATAATAGCCCATCCGCTGATCAAGTTGCGGCTATTTGGATCGAAGGCAATGATGATGCTAATATTCCACAAAGCAGGGACATAGTTGCTTGTCGTCGTGATGGTCAAACCCATCAAATACAACATTATTATGGTTATTATGATTCCTTGCAATATCCGTTTTTTTTCCCGTATGGGGACAATGGGTGGCAGCAGAATATTCTGAAGGTAAAAAATGAGTATGCCCATGTTGGCGTGCATGAGAGTGTGCTACCACTTGCAGATGTTAATTCCTTCAATCGTATTATTGCTGGTGAAAGCCGTGGTGCATTTTTAATCTTTTACCCCATACTCAATTTTAGTAATTATTTTTTGCATTTTCCCCCAAATAAACAAGATAATGGTCGGctgcatatatttatatatttgtcCTGCAACTAATTTGTGTGTATTTTATTTGTTTCATGCAGTTGTTCGTGGAAAAAATGATAAGATGGTTTCTTGTGGGAGTACTATTGTTACATGTTGCAAATTCATGGCAGCAACACTTCGTTAATATTGTATGGTGGTCGATTATTGCAGCAATTTGTTGTCGATATGTACATTAAACTAGAAACAACGAGATTAGATTACTACAGAAGGCACAAAAATGAGATAAGATCGGAATTGTACCAAGGTGTGGTTGACAGTGTAGCCAATGGTGAATCACGTGGGAGTGAGGTCGGGCAACATATTGTTTTACCAGCATCTTTCATAGGAGGTCCAAGAGATATGCGACGTCGATATCTTGATGCAATTGCATTGGTTCAAAAATTTGGAAAACCAAACTTGTTTATTATGATGACTTGCAATCCGGATTGGAAAGAGATTCGAGAAAATTTATTCGAAGGTCAGCTTGCTCATGATCGTCCAGATTTGGTCTCTCGAGTGTTTCGTGAAAAATCACTTGATCTTAAGGACCAGATTCTTAAAAATCTATATTTGGCCCTGTTTTTGCTTATGTTTATGTTATCGAGTTCCAGAAACGAGGTCTACCTTATTGTCATCTGATTATTATCCTGCAATCTAATTATAAGATTAACTCGCCTGAAAGGTTCGACTCTTATGTTGTTGTTGAGCTTCCAGATAAAGATATTTTTCCTCGATTGTTTGGTTTGGTCTCatgacatatgatgcatggacTTTGTGGCACGTTAAATTTATAATGCCCATGTATGGttaatgaaaaatgaaaaaacCATTATTCTCGCCCTTTTTTAGAATATTCTGTTCACGATCTGATGGTTACCCTATATATGTACAGGAGGAGAAACGATGGTCGCTCTGTTGAGGTTCGGAACTGTACATTGAATTCTCAATGGATTGTTCCTTATAATCCTTATCTACTATATCGCTATGATTATCATATCAATGTTGAAATTTGTTTGGCATAACGGCTGTAAAATATTTATACAAATATATTTACAAGGGCCATGACAAATTAAGTGTTCATTTATCACCTCATAGTTCTAACTCATTTGTAGATGAAATACGAGCATTTCAGGATGTTCGCTGGGTGTTTGCTCCATAATCAGTGTGACGCattttgaatttgatatgaatgaaATCTCTCAAGCAGTTATCAATTTGCCTCTGCATTTACCGGACAAGCACAAGACCACCTTCTCAAATTACCAAAACTTGGGCAATGTGTTGGCATCCGAATGTATCTCCAAAACTATGTtgacttaattttttaagaCTTGTTCGCACATTGTGGAAGCAACAAAGTTCTTATATTCTGAATTACCAGAGCATTTTGTTTGGGATCGACCAACTAGAACTTGGAAACCAAGGAAACAAAGACATGTTATCGGACGTGTTAACTCGACAAATCCGGCAGAAGGTGAGAGGTATTATCATCGTTTATTACTTCTTCATGTTCGAGGCCCTAAGTTCTACTCCGATTTGCTCACTGTTTGTGGAATATTTTGTTTCGCTTTCAAGGAAGCAGCACAACGTAGGGGCTATTAAAAAGTGATAAGAGTAATTTTGAGTGTTTAAATGAGACAACAAGTTTTCACATGCCTATTGCTTTGTGTAGGTTGTTTGATACGATCTTAGTACATTGTGTAATACTTTGTTTTGTTGTTTGCAACCTTAACTGAAAATTATTATCGTACTATGTCTTATATAAACACGAAGTCTTATTATTATATAGATTTATCTCTCTATTGCTTAGTTTGAAAACTTTTGTCAATGAATTGCTTACTCCGAAAACTTTTGTAAATGAATTGCTTACTCTATAATATTTATTGCACAATTATTGAAACATATATCTCCACGTGCATCGCACGTACACCTACCTAGTAAGAGTAAATATAAGAGAAATTAGGCCATTTTCTTGAATGGGTCATGTTCACTGATTAGCAGCTGAAGCTACAATCGGACTTCGAACATAATGGAAGCCATCAGCCCATGTCAACCGCCCGTACTTGTATCCCTTTGTGGATTTTTTTGCTTTTATGGTCAACTTAAATCTCTTCTCTTCTCCAATTTTCTCAAACTTCAGAACCTTTGGTTCCACAGAAACTGAAAAGCCCGGTGGCTGATGCACACGAGCTGCATATGTCCCCGGTTTGCCCACGTTTTTCAGCTTTCTCCATACCGTGACTGATCCACGGAGATTTTGAACACTGATGGAGGGGTTGTTAAAGTCTAGGAGACTGTACTTCTTCGGACAAGCATGAAATGTTCCTGAAAACCgatgaataatcgtcttgttatAGCCAATACCACATAAGAAATCCAAATAATCATTCACGTTCAAGTCATAGACCAATCCAGGATCCATGGCTCGATTCGGTCTGATATGTCCGGATCCGTAAGCGAACGGAGTGGCCTTCTTATAGTCAGCGTCGAGCATGTGATTCACTGTGTTGTCTCTTGTTCTTGCTGTCACAAAGATGATCAACACATTTGGTTAGAGGAAGAGAAGATTATAGGAGTAAAGATcaccaagaaaatattttcgAGTTGTTACCAGTTGTCATAATTGCTGATCGTATTGCTGCAGGGCTCCAATTCGGATGGAGGGTCTTCATTAGCCCAACTATCCCAGCAACGTGCGGACATGACATTGAGGTTCCAGATTCAGCGATGAAAGGAGTTCTCCGGTGATCGAAATCTTCATGTGTGGGGCTTACTCCTTCACTATAAGCAGCAATGATGTTTACTCCTGGTGCTGTAATATCAGGCTGGAGGGCAGAATCATAGAACTTCATTACAAAAGCATTTTAAAAACAGATGGCCCATAGTTTTTAAGATTTTGCAAACCTTGAGTATTTCGGCAGTAATAGTATTTGGTCCCCTTGAAGAGAAAGATGCCATAAATGGAGCAGGTTTCGTGTTCAACTGCGCCTTAGGAGCTGTAATGAACCCTTTCGCGTTTCTGGAAAAAAATTGTTATGAATGAATAACACGATaagattttttttctttgaaaaaaaGAGGGACTTTCTTAAGCTCGTACTTGGTAGTATTGACATAGGCGAAGACTGCTAGACCGTCTGTATATTTTATATGACTCGTTGGAAGAACGTGAGGATCCGCGAGAATCTCATTTCCACTTGCCTTGTCGTTACAGAGAATCATTCCCACGGCACCAGCTCGAAGAGCCTGCTCGCCTTTATCCACTCTAGCAGTTTCCCCCCTCTGACAGACTAATATTTTACCCTTTACCTTGTTTGAGTCTAATGTCCCTGGTTTGCACAATATGCTGCAGAAATTTACTTTTAACTTTTTCATATCAAGAATTAAATTAAACTCTTCAAGAACAGCATTATTAGTAAGTCCTTACGCGTCGCTGGCAGACGAATTGGCAGCTTTAGCTTGTGCAGCGCTAATAAGTGGATAGAATCTGTCAGCTGGTAATGCTGTAGAAAGACTTGTTCCCTGTTGGTTCATGCCGGTAAGAAAACAACTTTGGGATATACTAGGAGAAAAAGGGCCTTATTCATTTTGTTTGTGGTGTGATGGGGAAAGGGGGCGGTAGGGGCAGTTATATTTCAAACCTTAAGGCTCATGCCATTTTGCAACACTGCATAAGCTTCGAACTCACGATCAATGGTACTCGCTCCTACGGTAATCATCCATGGTGCAACATTAGAGACAGATCCTGGAAATGGTCCAGAGTTTCCAGCAGACGCTATCACAACTATTCCATTCATTACGGCATGAAATGATGAGATTGCTATTCCATCATATAAATAATCAACAGGAACTCCTCCTAGAGACACGGAAAGAACATCAACACCATCTTGGATTGCCATATCAAAGGCTTTCATGATATCTGCATCGAAACATTCAGATCCATTGATTTGAGGCCAGCACACTTTATATGCAGCCACCCGGGCTTTTGGTGAGCCTCCTTTCGCTGTTCCGTTCCCTACACCAAATACACTTGCATTAGGGACGAAGTTTCCTGCAGCAGTAGATAGTGTGTGCGTGCCATGGCCATCATAGTCCCGTGCACTGTTGAAAGAAGAGTTGAGTTTTCCTCCAAAGGCTGTGTAGCCTTTGTTGAAGTATCTTCCTCCAATTAGTTTCCTGCATTATTTTATCACAACCGGTGAAATTTTGTCAAACTATACTCATAACCAAATCAAAACAGAGCAAAGACGCCGGTGTGTCACTGTCAAGAGATGGGGGGAAAGGAAAGCACCTATTGCAGAGGGATCTTGCTTTGTCATTGATCTGACAGGTACCTTTCCACTTTGATGGAATGGGTCCGAATCCTCTTTCAGTAAAGCTCTTTGATTCTGGCCAAACACCTGGTAAATCCATGAGAAACCATGACTACAGGCTCAACTTCAGATCAAAGCACAATGCATTATTTGATTCAAACGGATAAAGGAATTTAGGAAAAGTATGTCTTACCAGTGTCCAGATTTCCTATGATAGTATCTTCACCGAATCGAGCCTTCTTCCATATTGAACTAGGATGAATTACACCATTTTTCTCAAGCATGAGAAAATCCCATGAATGTGTAGTGTGCAATTTTCTACCCTGATCCAAGAAAACAGACACCACATCCGGATGCTCTATCACAAAAAACGTGCATTTTTAGTACACAAATCGATAAAGATGTTAGATATGCATTGAAACCAACCATAGGAATAAATATGCGAAAATCTATGAGTCAAACCTGCAATTTTTGCTGCCTCATGCTCTTCAAGAACGGCAGCAAAACCATTTATATGTCTCTTGTACGAGTAAAATATCGCATCCCTCGCCTTCTCTTTACTATAATTTTCAGTAACAACAACATCAAGAAACAATGTGATCAAGATCATACAAAGTTATGGATCAAAAGAAAAAGATCATACAATTTTACAAGAGACAAAAGTATCATATTGTTTCAGCCATAGCGAATTCGTGAAATTTGTTATTCGTACCTTCCTAAGGTTAAGCCAAGTAATTCATGGTGAGAATCTACAACTCTGTGAAGATCAGCAGTAGTTACTTCCGGACCATGAGAATGTCCTCCTAAGTAGACTATGTAAGACTGCACCAAgatcaacaaaaataaaaataaaaacaaaaattgttCAGCAATTTAATTTGCATAACAGGAAACACTTGACTAAATATGTTATGACCAATACAATGTGTACCTTTTTCGTGGCTGAAACTGATTGTTGAAAGACAACAAAAAGAATGAAAAGTGCAAGAAAATATGAAAGCATTTTGCTTTTGTCAC contains:
- the LOC140828995 gene encoding glucose-1-phosphate adenylyltransferase small subunit, chloroplastic/amyloplastic-like, giving the protein MAAVATSSPIGFKKNCGFSVSSSFDFNGQGKLQWPGISASKSDLFGGSVGVNRRESRRVHGRRRMPATRVVSPKAVSDSSSSQTCLDPDASSSVLGIILGGGAGTRLYPLTKKRAKPAVPLGANYRLIDIPVSNCMNSNISKIYVLTQFNSASLNRHLSRAYASNMGGYKNEGFVEVLAAQQSPENPNWFQGTADAIRQYLWLFEEHDVLEFLILAGDHLYRMDYERFIQAHRETDADITVAALPMDEHRATAFGLMKIDEEGRIIEFAEKPKGEQLKAMKVDTTILGLDDKRAKEMPYIASMGIYVFSKDAMLNLLREKFPGANDFGSEVIPGATSVGMRVQAYLFDGYWEDIGTIEAFYNANLGITKKPVPDFSFYDRSSPIYTQPRYLPPSKMLNADVTDSVIGEGCVIKNCKIHHSVIGLRSCISEGAIIEDTLLMGADYYETDADRRLLAAKGSVPIGIGKESHIKRAIIDKNARIGDYVKIINPDNVQEAARETDGYFIKSGIVTVIKDALIPSGTII
- the LOC140829890 gene encoding uncharacterized protein isoform X2; this encodes MKEILLVSVSCQWFLHVNFVAQDSFVKLHLFVAHLVRLDWHILLFRFALLELFKDPSSPVAILFCCQVRLYNNVFSFTSFAVRLDKKLASLQRGVYTFRAHGQIFHSLPPLIPNSDGPRYFQLYFWDNDNELENRMSVFLDAYVDRELMVLLIDVMKVNPYAQLLKWINQYSSIRNLRLHISKNILVDQRCYNSPSADQVAAIWIEGNDDANIPQSRDIVACRRDGQTHQIQHYYGYYDSLQYPFFFPYGDNGWQQNILKLFVEKMIRWFLVGVLLLHVANSWQQHFVNIVWWSIIAAICCRYVH
- the LOC140829890 gene encoding uncharacterized protein isoform X1, with protein sequence MKEILLVSVSCQWFLHVNFVAQDSFVKLHLFVAHLVRLDWHILLFRFALLELFKDPSSPVAILFCCQVRLYNNVFSFTSFAVRLDKKLASLQRGVYTFRAHGQIFHSLPPLIPNSDGPRYFQLYFWDNDNELENRMSVFLDAYVDRELMVLLIDVMKVNPYAQLLKWINQYSSIRNLRLHISKNILVDQRCYNSPSADQVAAIWIEGNDDANIPQSRDIVACRRDGQTHQIQHYYGYYDSLQYPFFFPYGDNGWQQNILKVKNEYAHVGVHESVLPLADVNSFNRIIAGESRVVRGKNDKMVSCGSTIVTCCKFMAATLR
- the LOC140828996 gene encoding subtilisin-like protease SBT5.4 isoform X2, whose amino-acid sequence is MVLLPFLKSMRQQKLQGRKLHTTHSWDFLMLEKNGVIHPSSIWKKARFGEDTIIGNLDTGVWPESKSFTERGFGPIPSKWKGTCQINDKARSLCNRKLIGGRYFNKGYTAFGGKLNSSFNSARDYDGHGTHTLSTAAGNFVPNASVFGVGNGTAKGGSPKARVAAYKVCWPQINGSECFDADIMKAFDMAIQDGVDVLSVSLGGVPVDYLYDGIAISSFHAVMNGIVVIASAGNSGPFPGSVSNVAPWMITVGASTIDREFEAYAVLQNGMSLKGTSLSTALPADRFYPLISAAQAKAANSSASDAILCKPGTLDSNKVKGKILVCQRGETARVDKGEQALRAGAVGMILCNDKASGNEILADPHVLPTSHIKYTDGLAVFAYVNTTKNAKGFITAPKAQLNTKPAPFMASFSSRGPNTITAEILKPDITAPGVNIIAAYSEGVSPTHEDFDHRRTPFIAESGTSMSCPHVAGIVGLMKTLHPNWSPAAIRSAIMTTARTRDNTVNHMLDADYKKATPFAYGSGHIRPNRAMDPGLVYDLNVNDYLDFLCGIGYNKTIIHRFSGTFHACPKKYSLLDFNNPSISVQNLRGSVTVWRKLKNVGKPGTYAARVHQPPGFSVSVEPKVLKFEKIGEEKRFKLTIKAKKSTKGYKYGRLTWADGFHYVRSPIVASAANQ
- the LOC140828996 gene encoding subtilisin-like protease SBT5.4 isoform X1 codes for the protein MNIKVSLPHLFQSDKSKMLSYFLALFILFVVFQQSVSATKKSYIVYLGGHSHGPEVTTADLHRVVDSHHELLGLTLGSKEKARDAIFYSYKRHINGFAAVLEEHEAAKIAEHPDVVSVFLDQGRKLHTTHSWDFLMLEKNGVIHPSSIWKKARFGEDTIIGNLDTGVWPESKSFTERGFGPIPSKWKGTCQINDKARSLCNRKLIGGRYFNKGYTAFGGKLNSSFNSARDYDGHGTHTLSTAAGNFVPNASVFGVGNGTAKGGSPKARVAAYKVCWPQINGSECFDADIMKAFDMAIQDGVDVLSVSLGGVPVDYLYDGIAISSFHAVMNGIVVIASAGNSGPFPGSVSNVAPWMITVGASTIDREFEAYAVLQNGMSLKGTSLSTALPADRFYPLISAAQAKAANSSASDAILCKPGTLDSNKVKGKILVCQRGETARVDKGEQALRAGAVGMILCNDKASGNEILADPHVLPTSHIKYTDGLAVFAYVNTTKNAKGFITAPKAQLNTKPAPFMASFSSRGPNTITAEILKPDITAPGVNIIAAYSEGVSPTHEDFDHRRTPFIAESGTSMSCPHVAGIVGLMKTLHPNWSPAAIRSAIMTTARTRDNTVNHMLDADYKKATPFAYGSGHIRPNRAMDPGLVYDLNVNDYLDFLCGIGYNKTIIHRFSGTFHACPKKYSLLDFNNPSISVQNLRGSVTVWRKLKNVGKPGTYAARVHQPPGFSVSVEPKVLKFEKIGEEKRFKLTIKAKKSTKGYKYGRLTWADGFHYVRSPIVASAANQ